GCCCCGAACTTCCAGTGCACCCTCGGACACGAGACGGGCAAGCACCTGTCGCAGCGCCGTCCGGCCGATGCCGAGTTCCTCGGTCAGGGTGCGTTCGGACGGGAGCTTGGTGCCGGGGGCGTACTCGCCTGACGCGAGCCGTTCGTGGAGCGTCTCGTAGACCTTGGTCGTCTTCGGGCCCATGCGCGGAACACTCTCCGTTCTGCCGTGGTGCGTACCAGCGTAGCGGCCATGGGGGCACGCACCCTCCAGCTGGCAACTCGGCGTCGGGTCATTGACTGGTTGTCCCGTCTTGCAGCACTTGAGGGACGCACGTGGGTGCGCATCGACATATGGCGCACGAAAACGAACCTGCACGCCTACTACGAGCGGCGAGCGGATGGGGTTCCAGCGCGTTCGCACTGAGGCTTCGGATGATCAGCGCTCAGGCTGGCTCGCCCAACGATCTGCTTGAGAGTTGGCCATGCCTCAGACCTCCTGCCCGTATCCGCGGAGGACGTAAGGGCGCGCAGCGTCACACCTTGTGTCGAAGGCGTACCAGGTCAGAGGTAGGCATCGGCCGCGTGAGCCCATCGAGTAGGGCGAATCCACGTGTTCACTGTTTTCCTTTTCAAGGAGTGGCAGCCAACTCGGCGTGCGAGCTCGGGAAACCTCCATTAACGTGGAGGGATAAGCGACCGCGCGATCGAAGAGACATTCTCGAGGTACCGCCAAGCAGTAGTTGGCAGGCAAATGACTTGAGGCATCCTGCTATGAACACAGAACGCGCGCTTCCGGAAGAGAGCTCCGGGCAAATACCTGGGGAAGTACTCATCGAGCTGGCTCCCTGGCTGGCGGGCATGGTTAATCCCTTCATTCCGGATCCTTCCGGCTCTGCGTCTCCCGTGACAACCCTAGGCGACCCAGAGATAGACAGCGTTCTGGGTGAGATAGGCGTGTGGTCGATCACGCGCTTGTTCTTCAGGGGGCCGCCTAAGTGGGATGGGGCCAGGTTTAAATCCGACCCTGATGAGGATCACGTTAGCTATAGACTGCGGTTCGATCCGGAAGTGCCTGTCGACGAGGCGGTAGCGCGCTTGCTAGATACGAAAGGCAAGCGCATTGAGTTGGCTACGTCGAATGACTGGTATGTGAGCCTGGCTGTGGACCGGTCAGCACATGAAACTTTCCCAACCCAGTGGAACCTAGAGGCAATTGACTGCCCGAGAGCGTGGAGGCGCACTTACGGTGAACCTCACGTCGTGGTTGCTGTTATCGACTCAGGTGTCGACTTCAACCATGCAGACCTGCAATCCAACCTGCTGCAGGGTAAGAACTGTGTGGACTTCACGGGGAAGCAGTATCCAGCAGGTAGAGAGCTTATAGGCAACTACCTGCGGGCCAGTGATCGTCCAGATGACGAAGTCGGGCACGGTACGCATGTCGCTGGCACGATCTCTTGCGAATGTAGCCATCTTGGTGGGGTGACGGGGATGACGCGACGCTGTCGGATACTGCCGGTACGCGTCCTCGCCACGGCATACGAGCCAGTCAGGCGTGAATATGAAACCGTCGGCAACATGGCTAACCTGGCAGCAGGAATTCGATGGTCAGTGGACTGCGGCGGGGCCAGCATTTTGAATATGAGCTTGGGTAGGGCGAAGAACAACGAATTCGTACTCCGGGCCATCCATCACGCTCAAGACCGCGGAAAGATTCTGGTCGCTGCTGCTGGAAACGAAGGTCACGCGAAGAATAGGAAGATGTATCCAGCGGGATACTCTGGAGTTATTGCCGTCGGTGCGACTGACCTTGATAATCAGCGTGCCTACTTCTCGAACAGTGGAGACCACATCGTTGTGTGTGCTCCAGGTGTGGGAATTAGTTCCACGCATCTCAGTAATGGGCATGACACGCACAGTGGAACTAGTTTTGCGGCCCCTCACGTGAGCGGTCTTGCTGCCCTGATGATCTCCATTGCGCCCGACTTGACGGCGGAGGAAGTCTCGACAATCATCCGAGAGACGGCTACGCCATTGCGTCAAGACCAGGCAGACCCCCATCCGAATCAAAATTTCGGCTGGGGGCTGATCAATGCTGAAGCGGCCCTGTCCCGAGTGATGGAGCACGGAAGCGTATCTGGCGGGCACTCGTGACTGGACTGGTTCGTTGTCTGGTCGCAGAGGTGTACGGCGAGGGCGTCGGATAGAAGGAGTAGGAGTCCATGGCAGTTCGCGTGATCGTGGAACTGGATTCTAAGTCGGACTGGCGGAGAGTAGTCCCGCAATTGCAGACGGTATTCGGTGCCGAGGGTGCTGTGCCGCCAGTGGAGGGGTGGCCAGACCACATGGTGGTTCTCTTCCCGGATGGCACCCCCGACGCTATTTGCGATGACCTGACGACGGACGTGCCGGAGATCTTGCGAGCGCATCCTGACGAGTATTTTGTCGGGGATCCCAGTATGTGATCGAAGGCATCGAGGCGCAGAGCTGCTCAAACCTCGGCGTCTCCGCACCTTCCCTGCCCTGCGCCTCGACGTCTCCCCCTGCTGGCGCATGCGTTACGTGCGTTCACGCGTTCGATTCTAGTTTCGGGTGTGAGGGTGAGCACCACCGGCCCCAGCAAAGTCTCGCTCCGGGCCCAGGTGTCACGGTGAGGCAGCTTCACCTGCGCAGACACCCCGCTGGCCCCCGTGGGCCGGGCCGTCTGTGGGCCGTCCGAGGGGGGCCCAGGACGACCAGGGATGACCAACAACGACTACCCCGCAGGACTTCCGGCCCAGGCCACGAGATTCGATCTGCGACACTGGTGTGGCCATGCCTAAGCCCGGAGAACTCACTTTCGTCGCCCCCCGCGGAGCCAAGAAGCCGCCGCGGCACCTCGCCGACCTCTCGCCCGCCGAGCGGAAGGAGGTCGTGGCGGAGATCGGTGAGAAGCCGTTTCGTGCCAAGCAGTTGTCGCAGCACTACTTCGCGCGCTACGCCCACGACCCGGCGGAGTGGACCGACATCCCCGCCGGATCGCGCGAGAAGCTGCGCGAGGCGCTGCTGCCGGACCTGATGTCCGTCGTCCGGCATCTGTCGACCGACGAGGGCACCACCCGCAAGACGCTGTGGCGGCTGTTCGACGGCACGCTCGTGGAGTCGGTGCTCATGCGTTACCCGGACCGGGTGACGATGTGCATCAGCTCGCAGGCCGGCTGCGGGATGAACTGCCCGTTCTGCGCGACCGGGCAGGCCGGTCTGGACCGGAACCTGTCGACCGCCGAGATCGTGCACCAGATCGTGGACGGGATGCGGGCGCTGCGCGACGGCGAGGTCCCGGGCGGTCCCGCGCGGCTGTCCAACATCGTCTTCATGGGCATGGGCGAGCCCCTCGCCAACTACAAGCGGGTCGTCGGCGCCGTCCGGGCGCTCACCGACCCGGCACCGGACGGGCTCGGGCTGTCGCAGCGGGGCATCACCGTGTCGACGGTCGGGCTGGTGCCCGCCATCCACCGGTTCGCCGACGAGGGCTTCAAGTGCCGGCTCGCGATCTCCCTGCACGCCCCTGACGACGAGCTGCGCGACACCCTCGTCCCCGTGAACACGCGGTGGAAGGTGCGCGAGGTGCTCGACGCCGGCCTCGAGTACGCGGCGAGGTCCGGGCGCCGGCTCTCCATCGAGTACGCGCTGATCCGGGACATCAACGACCAGGCGTGGCGTGGCGACCGGCTCGGCCGGCTGCTCAAGGGCAAGCCGGTGCACGTCAACCTGATCCCGCTCAACCCGACCCCGGGCTCGAAGTGGACGGCCTCCCGGCCCGAGGACGAGAAGGCGTTCGTCCAGGCCATCGCGGCGCACGGGGTGCCGGTCACCGTCCGGGACACCCGAGGCCAGGAGATCGACGGGGCCTGTGGACAGCTGGCGGCCACCGAGAGGTAATCTGGCCAGGTCACATCGTCTTATCACAACTTCAGCATCCGACAGGGGAGCGCCACAGCGCTGAGAGTGCGGCAACCAGGCCGCAGACCCTCTGAACCTCGCCCAGGTCATTCTGGGTAGGGAGTTCGGTGACTACTCAAGCTGTTGCGCCCTGCCCGGACACTCCGGGCGGGGCCGCGTCTCTTCCTGGCCACCCCCAGGAGGAAATCAAGTGCACACCAAAACGTTCGTGGCCGTGGCCGTCGGCCTCGGGCTGGTCACACTGTCCGCGTGCGGATCGTCGAACGATTCCACCACCGGCTCGAGCGCGAAGAGCTCCAAGACCGTCACCCTCGTCAGCCATGACTCGTGGGCCGTCTCCAAGAGCGTGCTCGCCGCCTTCGAGAAGGAGTCCGGCTACCAGGTCAAGGTCCTCAAGGACGGCGACGCCGGCCAGGCCGTCAACAAGGCCATCCTCACCAAGGACAACCCCCAGGGCGACGTCTTCTTCGGCGTCGACAACACCCTTCTCTCCCGCGCCCTCGACAACGGGCTCTTCCAGCCGTACGAGGCCAAGGGGCTCGACCAGGTCGACGCGCAGTACCAGCTGGACGCCGGCAAGCACCGGGTCACGCCGATCGACTACGGCGACATCTGCGTCAACTACGACAAGAAGTACTTCGCCGACCACAAGCTGGCCCCGCCGACCTCCTTCGACGACCTGGTGAAGCCCGCCTACAAGGACCTCCTGGTCACCGAGAACGCCGCCACCTCCTCGCCCGGCCTCGGCTTCCTGCTCGGCACCGCCGCGCAGTACGGCGACGAAGGGTGGGAGGCCTACTGGAAGAAGCTCAAGGCCAACGGCGTGAAGGTCGTCGACGGCTGGGAGCAGGCCTACAACGAGGAGTTCTCCGGGTCCGCCGGCGGCAAGAAGGCGAAGGCCGACCGGCCGCTCGTCGTCTCGTACGCCTCCTCGCCGCCCGCCGAGGTGATCTACGGCGACCCGAAGCCGACCACCGCCCCGACCGGCGTGGCGACCGGCACCTGCTTCCGGCAGATCGAGTTCGCGGGGCTGCTGAGCAACGCGGGCGACACCGCGGGCGGCAAGGCGCTGATCGACTTCCTGGTCACGAAGAAGTTCCAGGAGGACATGCCGCTCAACATGTTCGT
This window of the Streptomyces sp. NBC_01275 genome carries:
- a CDS encoding S8 family serine peptidase, which translates into the protein MNTERALPEESSGQIPGEVLIELAPWLAGMVNPFIPDPSGSASPVTTLGDPEIDSVLGEIGVWSITRLFFRGPPKWDGARFKSDPDEDHVSYRLRFDPEVPVDEAVARLLDTKGKRIELATSNDWYVSLAVDRSAHETFPTQWNLEAIDCPRAWRRTYGEPHVVVAVIDSGVDFNHADLQSNLLQGKNCVDFTGKQYPAGRELIGNYLRASDRPDDEVGHGTHVAGTISCECSHLGGVTGMTRRCRILPVRVLATAYEPVRREYETVGNMANLAAGIRWSVDCGGASILNMSLGRAKNNEFVLRAIHHAQDRGKILVAAAGNEGHAKNRKMYPAGYSGVIAVGATDLDNQRAYFSNSGDHIVVCAPGVGISSTHLSNGHDTHSGTSFAAPHVSGLAALMISIAPDLTAEEVSTIIRETATPLRQDQADPHPNQNFGWGLINAEAALSRVMEHGSVSGGHS
- the rlmN gene encoding 23S rRNA (adenine(2503)-C(2))-methyltransferase RlmN; this encodes MPKPGELTFVAPRGAKKPPRHLADLSPAERKEVVAEIGEKPFRAKQLSQHYFARYAHDPAEWTDIPAGSREKLREALLPDLMSVVRHLSTDEGTTRKTLWRLFDGTLVESVLMRYPDRVTMCISSQAGCGMNCPFCATGQAGLDRNLSTAEIVHQIVDGMRALRDGEVPGGPARLSNIVFMGMGEPLANYKRVVGAVRALTDPAPDGLGLSQRGITVSTVGLVPAIHRFADEGFKCRLAISLHAPDDELRDTLVPVNTRWKVREVLDAGLEYAARSGRRLSIEYALIRDINDQAWRGDRLGRLLKGKPVHVNLIPLNPTPGSKWTASRPEDEKAFVQAIAAHGVPVTVRDTRGQEIDGACGQLAATER
- a CDS encoding thiamine ABC transporter substrate binding subunit, with translation MHTKTFVAVAVGLGLVTLSACGSSNDSTTGSSAKSSKTVTLVSHDSWAVSKSVLAAFEKESGYQVKVLKDGDAGQAVNKAILTKDNPQGDVFFGVDNTLLSRALDNGLFQPYEAKGLDQVDAQYQLDAGKHRVTPIDYGDICVNYDKKYFADHKLAPPTSFDDLVKPAYKDLLVTENAATSSPGLGFLLGTAAQYGDEGWEAYWKKLKANGVKVVDGWEQAYNEEFSGSAGGKKAKADRPLVVSYASSPPAEVIYGDPKPTTAPTGVATGTCFRQIEFAGLLSNAGDTAGGKALIDFLVTKKFQEDMPLNMFVYPVLKGAAVPAEFTQYGPAAKDPETMDPAKIAADRDQWVKSWTSLVLK